One part of the Methylobacterium terrae genome encodes these proteins:
- a CDS encoding FAD binding domain-containing protein, which yields MKAFTYERPATVADAAKAVLAQPNARFIAGGTNLLDLMKLQIETPTHLVDVNRLPLDRIEATSDGGIRIGAMVRNADLAADERVRRDYGVLSRALLAGASGQLRNKATTAGNLLQRTRCPYFYDTAMPCNKRQPGSGCSAIQGFNRILAVVGTSEHCIATHPSDMAVAMRALDATVETATPEGAERKIPIADLHRLPGDTPQVETNLKPGEIITAVTLPAPVKGRHVYRKVRDRASYAFALVSVAAVIEADGDKVRSARLAFGGLAHKPWRVAEAEEALVREGVGAAGEAALKGARGYGANDFKIPLAKRTLAAAVAEAMRA from the coding sequence ATGAAGGCTTTCACCTACGAGCGCCCCGCCACCGTGGCGGACGCCGCCAAGGCGGTTCTCGCGCAACCGAACGCCCGCTTCATCGCCGGCGGCACCAACCTCCTCGACCTGATGAAGCTGCAGATCGAGACGCCGACCCACCTCGTCGACGTCAACCGCCTGCCGCTCGACCGGATCGAGGCGACGTCCGACGGTGGGATTCGCATCGGCGCGATGGTGCGCAACGCCGATCTCGCGGCGGACGAGCGGGTGCGGCGCGACTACGGCGTGCTCTCGCGCGCGCTCCTCGCCGGCGCCTCGGGCCAGCTGCGCAACAAGGCGACCACCGCCGGCAACCTCCTGCAGCGCACCCGCTGCCCGTACTTCTACGACACCGCGATGCCGTGCAACAAACGCCAGCCCGGCTCCGGCTGCTCGGCGATTCAGGGCTTCAACCGCATCCTGGCGGTGGTCGGCACGTCCGAGCACTGCATCGCGACCCACCCCTCCGACATGGCGGTGGCGATGCGGGCGCTCGACGCCACGGTCGAGACCGCGACGCCGGAGGGGGCGGAGCGGAAGATCCCGATCGCCGACCTGCACCGGCTGCCCGGCGACACGCCGCAGGTCGAGACCAATCTGAAGCCCGGCGAGATCATCACCGCCGTCACCCTGCCGGCCCCGGTCAAGGGCCGCCACGTCTACCGCAAGGTGCGCGACCGGGCGTCCTACGCCTTCGCCCTGGTCTCGGTGGCGGCCGTCATCGAGGCCGACGGCGACAAGGTGCGGTCCGCCCGCCTCGCCTTCGGCGGCCTCGCCCACAAGCCCTGGCGGGTGGCCGAGGCGGAGGAGGCGCTGGTGCGCGAGGGCGTCGGGGCCGCCGGCGAGGCGGCGCTCAAGGGCGCCCGCGGCTACGGCGCCAACGACTTCAAGATCCCGCTCGCCAAGCGCACCCTCGCGGCCGCGGTCGCGGAAGCGATGCGCGCCTGA
- a CDS encoding xanthine dehydrogenase family protein molybdopterin-binding subunit, with translation MDMSQPIGVTPLDTQANGPVGQPIDRVDGPLKVTGRATYAYESREMANPGYGFVVTATIAKGRIRDIDTAAAERMPGVVHVLTHRNVPAQGEKKEQVGPLLTDTEIRHWGQPVALVVAESFEEARAAAAVVRVAYDEQKGAYVLADALAEARKPEKARTPPDSSLGDFEAGFAAAPVRIDARYTTPVQSHAMMEPHATLAAWEGDRVTLITANQMPNRGQDALASVFKLPKDNVRLISRFIGGGFGGKLQPQADAILAALASKNLNGRPVKIALTRQQVFHVTTRRSDTVQRVRLGAGRDGKLTAIAHESWSDTSPGDSFFETSANVTRSLYAAPNRLTAHRLANLNLPMASSMRAPGEAVGMLAFECAMDELAEALNLDPIELRIRNEPAQDPEKHVPFSTRQLVPCLREGARLFGWDRRNPKPGATRDGQWLVGTGVSAAARLNPLQPAKARVRLDPDGTLTARMAMTDIGTGTYTILSQIAAEMLGVKVSQVRMILGDTADPMSSGSGGSFGAASSGSALYMACESLRGQLLAKTDLEPKNAVFTGGRIVSGNRSAALRDLIGAGLEAEGEIKPGENEKKFSQYSYGAHFAEVGVDADTGEIRLRRMLGVFTGGRILNPKTARSQAIGGMVFGVGAALMEAVEVDSRYGTFVNHDLAEYHVPVHADLPEIDAVFLPELDDKANPLKSKGLGELGICGAGAAVANAVYHATGIRIRDYPLTLDKILEGFTAKETGQRRA, from the coding sequence ATGGACATGAGCCAGCCGATCGGCGTCACGCCCCTCGACACGCAAGCGAACGGCCCGGTGGGCCAGCCGATCGACCGCGTCGACGGCCCCCTGAAGGTCACGGGCCGCGCCACTTACGCCTACGAGAGCCGGGAGATGGCGAATCCCGGCTACGGCTTCGTCGTCACGGCGACGATCGCCAAGGGCCGCATCCGCGACATCGACACCGCGGCCGCCGAGCGGATGCCGGGCGTCGTGCACGTCCTGACCCACCGCAACGTGCCGGCCCAGGGCGAGAAGAAGGAGCAGGTCGGCCCGCTCCTGACCGACACCGAGATCAGGCACTGGGGCCAGCCGGTCGCGCTGGTGGTGGCCGAGAGCTTCGAGGAGGCCCGCGCCGCGGCCGCCGTCGTGCGCGTCGCGTACGACGAGCAGAAGGGCGCCTACGTGCTCGCCGACGCGCTGGCCGAGGCGAGGAAGCCCGAGAAGGCGAGGACGCCGCCGGATTCGTCCCTCGGCGATTTCGAGGCCGGCTTCGCGGCGGCCCCGGTCAGAATCGACGCGCGCTACACCACGCCGGTGCAGAGCCACGCGATGATGGAGCCGCACGCCACGCTCGCGGCCTGGGAGGGCGATCGGGTCACGCTCATCACCGCCAACCAGATGCCGAATCGCGGCCAGGACGCGCTCGCCTCGGTGTTCAAGCTGCCGAAGGACAATGTGCGGTTGATCAGCCGCTTCATCGGCGGCGGCTTCGGCGGCAAGCTCCAGCCCCAGGCCGACGCGATCCTGGCGGCGCTCGCCTCGAAGAACCTGAACGGCCGGCCGGTGAAGATCGCGCTCACCCGCCAGCAGGTCTTCCACGTCACGACCCGGCGCTCGGACACGGTGCAGCGCGTCCGCCTCGGCGCCGGCCGGGACGGCAAGCTGACCGCCATCGCGCACGAATCCTGGTCCGACACCTCCCCGGGCGACAGCTTCTTCGAGACCTCGGCCAACGTCACCCGCTCGCTCTACGCGGCGCCCAACCGCCTGACGGCGCACCGGCTGGCCAACCTCAACCTGCCGATGGCCTCCTCGATGCGGGCGCCCGGCGAGGCGGTCGGCATGCTGGCCTTCGAGTGCGCGATGGACGAGCTCGCCGAGGCGCTGAACCTCGACCCGATCGAACTGCGCATCCGCAACGAGCCGGCGCAGGACCCGGAAAAGCACGTCCCGTTCTCGACCCGCCAGCTCGTGCCCTGCCTGCGCGAGGGCGCGCGGCTGTTCGGCTGGGACCGGCGCAACCCGAAACCCGGCGCGACCCGGGACGGGCAGTGGCTGGTCGGCACCGGCGTCTCGGCGGCGGCGCGCCTCAACCCGCTCCAGCCCGCCAAGGCGCGGGTGCGCCTCGACCCCGACGGGACGCTCACCGCCCGGATGGCGATGACCGATATCGGCACCGGCACCTACACGATCCTGAGCCAGATCGCCGCCGAGATGCTGGGCGTGAAGGTCTCGCAGGTGCGGATGATCCTCGGCGACACCGCCGATCCGATGTCGTCGGGCTCCGGCGGCTCGTTCGGTGCGGCCTCGTCCGGCTCGGCCCTCTACATGGCCTGCGAGAGCTTGCGCGGGCAGCTCCTGGCGAAGACCGACCTGGAGCCGAAGAATGCGGTCTTCACCGGGGGCCGGATCGTCTCGGGCAACCGCTCGGCGGCCCTGCGCGACCTGATCGGCGCCGGATTGGAGGCGGAAGGCGAGATCAAGCCGGGCGAGAACGAGAAGAAATTCTCGCAGTATTCCTACGGCGCGCATTTCGCCGAGGTCGGCGTCGATGCCGATACCGGCGAGATCCGCCTGCGGCGGATGCTCGGCGTGTTCACCGGCGGGCGCATCCTCAACCCGAAGACCGCGCGCTCGCAGGCAATCGGCGGCATGGTGTTCGGCGTCGGCGCCGCGCTCATGGAGGCGGTCGAGGTCGATTCCCGCTACGGCACCTTCGTCAACCACGACCTCGCCGAGTACCACGTGCCGGTCCACGCCGACCTGCCGGAGATCGACGCGGTGTTCCTGCCCGAGCTCGACGACAAGGCGAACCCGCTGAAGAGCAAGGGCTTAGGCGAGCTCGGCATCTGCGGGGCGGGCGCCGCGGTGGCGAACGCGGTCTACCACGCGACGGGCATCCGGATCCGGGACTATCCGCTGACCCTGGACAAGATCCTGGAGGGGTTCACGGCCAAGGAGACCGGGCAGCGGCGGGCGTAA
- a CDS encoding class I adenylate-forming enzyme family protein — protein MLDDRQPPPRFNGARYCLEANARERGDKPALVMVGDEGRTETMTFGEVDRAVRSVAAGLRELGLPAGARVMIRMGNDADYVITYFAALAAGLVAQPSSPQLTATEAAFLMQDSDAAVIAAADDCPLDPEACRGRTVLRRDDIARLRSGKPLADYADTAADDPATLVYTSGTTSRPKGVLHAHRTIWGRRPMHDDWLGLREDDVVLHAGTMNWTYTLGVGIQDPWARGATTVLYNGRRDPALWPALIARHRATLFAAVPSLYRQILKYADLAAHDLSSLRHGITAGEALSPQLLAEWRAATGTPLYEALGMSEISTYISTSPRVAIKPGSPGKPQPGRRVAILPPEGAPEPLPTGEVGLLAIHRSDPALMLGYWNRPAEEAAVMRGDWFVGGDLASLDADGYVWFQGRNDDIMNAFGYRVSPNEVESALIAHPDVQEVAVTELSVRDDVRVIAAFVVPKAGAEPQRDALIAWCAERLAAYKCPREVVFVEALPRTPNGKVQRKRLAAG, from the coding sequence TTGCTCGACGACCGCCAGCCGCCGCCCCGCTTCAACGGCGCCCGCTACTGCCTGGAGGCCAATGCCCGGGAGCGCGGCGACAAGCCGGCTCTGGTCATGGTCGGCGACGAGGGCCGCACCGAGACCATGACCTTCGGCGAGGTCGACCGGGCGGTCAGGAGCGTCGCGGCGGGTCTTCGCGAACTCGGGCTCCCGGCGGGCGCCCGGGTGATGATCCGCATGGGCAACGACGCGGATTACGTGATCACCTACTTCGCGGCGCTCGCCGCCGGGCTCGTGGCGCAGCCCTCCTCGCCGCAGCTCACGGCGACCGAGGCGGCGTTCCTGATGCAGGATTCCGACGCCGCGGTGATCGCGGCCGCCGACGATTGCCCCCTCGACCCGGAAGCCTGCCGCGGCCGGACCGTGCTGCGCCGCGACGACATCGCCCGCCTGCGGAGCGGGAAGCCGCTGGCGGATTACGCCGACACCGCCGCCGACGATCCGGCGACCCTGGTCTACACCTCCGGCACCACGAGCCGGCCGAAGGGCGTGCTGCACGCCCACCGGACGATCTGGGGCCGGCGGCCGATGCACGATGACTGGCTCGGCCTGCGCGAGGACGACGTGGTGCTGCATGCCGGCACGATGAACTGGACCTACACGCTGGGCGTCGGCATCCAGGATCCCTGGGCGCGGGGCGCCACCACGGTGCTCTACAACGGGAGGCGCGACCCGGCCCTGTGGCCGGCCCTGATCGCGCGCCACCGCGCCACCCTGTTTGCCGCGGTGCCGAGCCTCTACCGGCAAATCCTCAAATACGCCGATCTCGCCGCCCATGACCTCTCGTCGCTGCGCCACGGCATCACGGCGGGCGAGGCGCTCTCGCCCCAGCTGCTCGCCGAGTGGCGGGCCGCCACCGGCACGCCGCTCTACGAGGCGCTCGGGATGAGCGAGATCTCGACCTACATCTCGACGAGCCCGCGCGTCGCCATCAAGCCCGGCTCCCCGGGCAAGCCGCAGCCGGGGCGTCGGGTGGCGATCCTCCCGCCCGAGGGCGCGCCGGAGCCGCTGCCGACGGGCGAGGTCGGGCTGCTCGCCATCCACCGCTCGGATCCCGCCCTGATGCTCGGCTACTGGAACCGCCCGGCGGAGGAGGCGGCGGTGATGCGGGGCGACTGGTTCGTCGGCGGCGACCTCGCCTCGCTCGATGCCGACGGCTACGTCTGGTTCCAGGGCCGCAACGACGACATCATGAACGCCTTCGGCTACCGGGTGTCGCCGAACGAGGTCGAGAGCGCGCTGATCGCCCATCCGGACGTGCAGGAGGTGGCGGTGACCGAACTGTCGGTGCGCGACGACGTGCGGGTGATCGCCGCCTTCGTGGTGCCGAAGGCTGGGGCGGAGCCGCAGCGGGACGCGCTCATCGCCTGGTGCGCCGAGCGTCTCGCCGCCTACAAGTGCCCGCGGGAGGTCGTGTTCGTGGAGGCGCTGCCGCGCACGCCGAACGGCAAGGTGCAGCGCAAGCGCCTCGCCGCCGGGTAA
- a CDS encoding cyclase family protein: MPRLIDLSIAIENDVPADPPFQRPTVTYMDHATSAPMVAGLFPGLTPADLPDGQGWAVESVQLSTHNGTHLDAPWHYHPTMDGGARAITIDEVPLDWCYRPGVKLDFRHLPDGHVVMPDEIDRELARIGHRLQPLDIVLVNTRAGSRYGQPDYVDTGCGMGRAATLHLTGQGVRVVGTDAWSWDAPFSHTARRYAETGDAGLIWEGHKAGAEAGYCQIEKLANLEALPATGFTVACFPVKIKAASAGWTRAVAILPD, encoded by the coding sequence ATGCCCCGACTGATCGACCTCTCGATCGCGATCGAGAACGACGTTCCGGCGGATCCGCCGTTCCAGCGCCCGACCGTCACCTACATGGACCACGCCACGTCCGCCCCGATGGTCGCCGGGCTCTTTCCGGGCCTGACGCCGGCGGACCTGCCGGACGGACAGGGCTGGGCGGTCGAGAGCGTCCAGCTCTCCACCCATAACGGCACCCATCTCGACGCGCCGTGGCACTACCACCCGACCATGGATGGCGGCGCCCGGGCGATCACCATCGACGAGGTCCCCCTCGACTGGTGCTACCGCCCCGGCGTGAAGCTCGATTTCCGCCACCTGCCCGACGGCCACGTGGTGATGCCGGACGAGATCGACCGCGAGCTCGCCCGGATCGGCCACCGGCTCCAGCCCCTCGACATCGTGCTCGTCAACACCCGCGCCGGCTCGCGCTACGGGCAGCCCGACTACGTCGATACCGGCTGCGGCATGGGCCGGGCCGCGACCCTGCACCTGACGGGGCAGGGCGTGCGGGTCGTCGGCACCGATGCCTGGAGCTGGGACGCGCCGTTCTCCCACACCGCCCGGCGCTACGCCGAGACCGGCGACGCCGGCCTGATCTGGGAGGGCCACAAGGCCGGCGCCGAGGCCGGCTACTGCCAGATCGAGAAGCTCGCCAACCTCGAGGCCCTGCCGGCGACGGGCTTCACGGTCGCGTGCTTCCCGGTGAAGATCAAGGCCGCCTCGGCGGGCTGGACCCGGGCGGTGGCGATCCTGCCGGATTAG
- a CDS encoding GNAT family acetyltransferase, translated as MTPTIRDIEDADVPAVIALWHEAGVARPWNDPATDIAFARRGPHGTVLVAESEGRIVGTAMAGEDGHRGWLYYVAVDPAHQGGGLGRLMVEAGEAWLAGRGVWKVQLLVRRENEAVLGFYDHLGYRDTNAVCLQKVIARG; from the coding sequence ATGACGCCGACGATCCGCGACATCGAGGATGCCGACGTGCCGGCGGTGATCGCCCTGTGGCACGAGGCCGGGGTGGCGCGGCCCTGGAACGACCCGGCCACCGACATCGCCTTCGCCCGGCGGGGGCCGCACGGCACCGTGCTGGTGGCGGAGAGCGAGGGCCGCATCGTCGGAACCGCCATGGCGGGCGAGGACGGGCATCGCGGCTGGCTCTACTACGTGGCGGTGGACCCGGCGCATCAGGGCGGCGGGCTCGGGCGCCTCATGGTCGAGGCGGGCGAGGCCTGGCTCGCAGGCCGAGGCGTATGGAAGGTGCAGCTCCTGGTGCGCCGGGAGAACGAGGCGGTGCTCGGGTTCTACGACCACTTGGGCTACCGCGACACGAACGCGGTCTGCCTGCAGAAGGTAATCGCGAGGGGGTGA
- a CDS encoding DUF305 domain-containing protein — MPIRTPLLRPPVRPFGDAAAWRAALLLGLLSSTFSTLVSQATAARIGRDALVDWMVVAAIPLRDAALSPEPTWPAIAAGILFHQWADFSWALVFFGLLGRWTAGLPPAALLALCGPWALLTSSLEWFVLVPLLPFRQPIFTLEQPYWIGFLVHLTSASIYPLFPWLRDRVEGRVPSVHRRFAARWAGLAAAGLSGLGILALLGWLGWEVPHLGDEAFDRDYLRRMSEHHAQGAQIAGLAAERAEDPHLRALAALMVAAQHGDISVMMQWWDAWFPTLSPLCTPREREAMPGMARADEVEALRRSEGRDFDRRFVALMSRHHAGAVRMADEALAQAGDPRVRLLSHAIRHQQRGEIDLMHGAEGVAAVAAASRNLVLPYGRVAADRALAPAGP; from the coding sequence ATGCCCATCCGCACGCCGCTTCTCCGGCCTCCTGTCCGGCCTTTCGGCGACGCCGCGGCCTGGCGCGCCGCCCTCCTGCTCGGCCTCCTCAGCAGCACCTTCTCGACCCTGGTGAGCCAGGCCACGGCCGCCCGCATCGGCCGCGACGCGCTGGTCGATTGGATGGTGGTGGCGGCGATCCCGCTGCGCGACGCCGCGCTCTCGCCCGAGCCGACCTGGCCCGCCATCGCCGCCGGCATCCTGTTCCACCAATGGGCGGACTTCTCCTGGGCCCTGGTGTTCTTCGGGCTCCTCGGCCGCTGGACGGCCGGCCTGCCGCCCGCCGCGCTGCTGGCTCTCTGCGGGCCCTGGGCGCTCCTGACCTCGTCCCTCGAATGGTTCGTGCTGGTGCCGCTGCTGCCGTTCCGCCAGCCGATCTTCACCCTGGAGCAGCCGTACTGGATCGGCTTCCTGGTCCACCTGACCTCGGCCTCGATCTACCCGCTGTTTCCCTGGCTGCGCGACCGGGTGGAGGGCCGGGTGCCCTCGGTCCATCGGAGATTCGCCGCCCGGTGGGCCGGCCTCGCGGCGGCGGGCCTGTCGGGGCTCGGGATCCTGGCGCTCCTCGGCTGGCTCGGATGGGAGGTGCCGCATCTCGGCGACGAGGCGTTCGACCGGGACTATCTCAGGCGGATGAGCGAGCACCACGCGCAAGGCGCGCAGATCGCGGGCCTGGCGGCGGAGCGGGCCGAGGACCCGCACCTGCGGGCACTCGCCGCCCTGATGGTCGCGGCGCAGCACGGCGACATCAGCGTGATGATGCAGTGGTGGGACGCCTGGTTCCCGACGCTCTCGCCGCTCTGCACGCCCCGGGAGCGCGAGGCGATGCCCGGCATGGCGCGCGCCGACGAGGTCGAGGCCCTGCGGCGCAGCGAGGGGCGGGACTTCGACCGGCGCTTCGTCGCCCTGATGAGTCGCCACCACGCCGGCGCGGTGCGGATGGCCGACGAGGCCCTGGCGCAGGCCGGCGACCCGCGGGTGCGGCTCCTCTCCCACGCGATCCGCCACCAGCAGCGCGGCGAGATCGACCTGATGCACGGGGCTGAGGGCGTCGCGGCGGTGGCGGCGGCGAGCCGCAACCTCGTCCTGCCCTACGGCCGGGTCGCGGCCGACCGGGCGCTCGCGCCGGCGGGGCCTTGA
- a CDS encoding LacI family DNA-binding transcriptional regulator: MRDVSRLAGVSPMTVSRTLADPGLVSEETRRRVLAAVDELGYVPDRGAGGLSSRRTGFVALIVPSLINPNFADTAAGLTAAMRPRGYQPLIGFTGYSVAEEEVVLRAMLSRRPDAIVVSGMHRSPAARDLLARARVPVVEIWDRPEAPIDRAVGFSNYEVGRLAAKTLAERGATRIAGLGPERTGEARDFRGEERLRGFRDGLIAAGLADDLVLHHGKVAGAFAHGAEAMTELLARGGAEAAFLVSDISAFGALMECRRRGIRVPEDVRLLGFGDFEVGRQCVPRISTIAVDAAEIGRRTGDLLLRLLDGEAGEPAVIDLGIRLLLRETTG, encoded by the coding sequence ATGCGCGACGTGTCGCGCCTCGCCGGCGTCTCGCCGATGACCGTCTCGCGCACGCTCGCCGATCCCGGCCTCGTCTCGGAGGAGACGCGGCGGCGTGTGCTGGCGGCGGTCGATGAACTCGGCTACGTGCCGGACCGCGGGGCGGGAGGCCTGTCGTCGCGGCGCACCGGCTTCGTCGCCCTGATCGTGCCCAGTCTGATCAACCCGAACTTCGCCGACACGGCCGCCGGCCTCACCGCGGCGATGCGCCCGCGCGGCTACCAGCCGCTGATCGGCTTCACCGGCTATTCGGTCGCCGAGGAGGAGGTGGTGCTGCGCGCGATGCTGTCGCGCCGCCCGGACGCGATCGTGGTCTCGGGCATGCACCGCTCGCCCGCCGCCCGCGACCTGCTGGCCCGCGCTCGCGTGCCGGTGGTGGAGATCTGGGACCGGCCCGAGGCGCCGATCGACCGGGCGGTGGGCTTCTCGAACTACGAGGTCGGCCGGCTCGCCGCGAAAACCCTGGCGGAGCGGGGCGCCACCCGCATCGCCGGCCTCGGGCCCGAGCGCACCGGCGAGGCCCGGGATTTTCGCGGGGAGGAGCGCCTGCGGGGTTTTCGGGACGGCCTGATCGCGGCGGGGCTCGCCGACGATCTGGTCCTGCATCATGGGAAAGTGGCTGGCGCCTTCGCGCACGGGGCCGAGGCGATGACGGAACTCCTGGCCCGCGGCGGCGCCGAGGCAGCGTTCCTCGTCTCCGACATCTCGGCCTTCGGGGCGCTGATGGAGTGCCGGCGCCGCGGCATCCGGGTGCCGGAGGACGTCCGGCTCCTCGGGTTCGGCGATTTCGAGGTCGGACGCCAATGCGTGCCGCGGATCTCGACCATCGCGGTCGATGCCGCCGAGATCGGCCGGCGCACCGGCGACCTGCTCCTCAGGCTCCTCGACGGCGAGGCCGGCGAGCCGGCGGTGATCGACCTGGGGATCCGGCTGCTCCTGCGGGAGACGACCGGCTGA
- a CDS encoding L-idonate 5-dehydrogenase, with protein sequence MTLAARIHAAKDLRIEAIDLREPEAGEVVVALGAGGICGSDLSYYGKGRVGDFSLREPMVLGHEVAGTVTRVGRGVTSVKPGDRVAVDPSRPCLSCDYCRAGRSNLCRNMRFFGSAAIFPHVQGGFSEQFLARADQCVPIPDAMPMRVAACGEPLAVALHGVRRAGELLGRHVLIAGAGPIGLLCLMAAKLAGARRIVCTDLSDAPLAIAREIGATETINVASEPERLGSYEADKGTFDVALEATGAPAALASLFRVVRPGGRVVQLGMMPPGDVPVPANLLMAREIDFVGAFRFHEEYRTAVALLAAGRIDVAPILSAELPMSRADEAFALAGDRARAIKVHLAF encoded by the coding sequence ATGACGCTCGCCGCGCGCATCCACGCCGCCAAGGACCTGCGGATCGAGGCGATCGACTTGCGCGAGCCGGAGGCGGGCGAGGTCGTGGTGGCGCTCGGCGCCGGCGGCATCTGCGGCTCGGACCTGTCCTATTACGGCAAGGGCCGGGTCGGCGACTTCTCGCTGCGCGAGCCGATGGTGCTCGGCCACGAGGTCGCCGGCACGGTGACCCGGGTCGGGCGCGGCGTCACGAGCGTCAAGCCCGGCGACCGGGTCGCGGTCGATCCGAGCCGTCCCTGCCTCTCCTGCGACTATTGCCGCGCCGGCCGCTCGAACCTGTGCCGCAACATGCGCTTCTTCGGCTCGGCGGCGATCTTCCCGCACGTCCAGGGCGGCTTCAGCGAGCAGTTCCTGGCCCGTGCCGACCAGTGCGTCCCGATCCCCGACGCGATGCCGATGCGGGTCGCGGCCTGCGGCGAGCCCCTGGCGGTGGCGCTCCACGGCGTACGGCGGGCCGGCGAATTGTTGGGCCGCCACGTCCTCATCGCCGGGGCCGGGCCGATCGGGCTCCTGTGCCTGATGGCGGCGAAGCTCGCCGGCGCGCGCCGGATCGTCTGCACCGATTTGTCCGACGCGCCCCTCGCCATCGCCCGCGAGATCGGTGCGACTGAGACCATCAACGTCGCCTCGGAGCCGGAGCGGCTGGGCTCTTACGAGGCCGACAAGGGCACCTTCGACGTCGCGTTGGAGGCCACCGGCGCGCCCGCGGCTCTGGCCTCCCTGTTCCGGGTGGTGCGCCCGGGCGGCCGGGTGGTGCAGCTCGGCATGATGCCGCCCGGCGACGTGCCGGTGCCGGCCAACCTCCTGATGGCCCGCGAGATCGACTTCGTCGGCGCCTTCCGCTTCCACGAGGAGTACCGCACCGCCGTCGCGCTGCTGGCCGCCGGCCGCATCGACGTCGCGCCGATCCTGTCCGCCGAGCTGCCGATGTCCCGGGCCGACGAGGCCTTCGCGCTTGCCGGCGACCGCGCCCGGGCGATCAAGGTCCATCTCGCCTTCTAG
- a CDS encoding SDR family oxidoreductase produces MSTALFDLSGRRALVTGSSQGIGLSLALGLGRAGAAIVLNGRDPVKLDGAVAELRKEGLTVEAAAFDVSDAGAVKAGVDRIEAEIGAIDILVNNAGIQRRAPLEDYPVETWHELMRINLDSVFYVGQAVARHMIARKRGKIINIASLQSEAARYSIAPYTASKGAVKNLTKGMCTDWARHGLQVNGIGPGYFATPLNQALIENPEFDAWLKNRTPAGRWGRVEELQGAAIFLASAASDFVNGQILYVDGGVLATL; encoded by the coding sequence GTGTCGACCGCCTTGTTCGATCTGTCGGGCCGTCGCGCCCTGGTGACCGGCTCCAGCCAGGGCATCGGCCTGTCGCTGGCGCTCGGCCTCGGCCGTGCCGGGGCGGCGATCGTGCTCAACGGCCGCGATCCGGTCAAGCTCGACGGGGCAGTGGCGGAATTGCGGAAAGAGGGCCTGACCGTCGAGGCCGCCGCCTTCGACGTGTCGGATGCGGGCGCCGTGAAGGCGGGCGTCGACCGGATCGAGGCCGAGATCGGCGCCATCGACATCCTCGTCAACAATGCCGGCATCCAGCGCCGCGCGCCGCTCGAGGATTATCCCGTCGAGACCTGGCACGAGCTGATGCGGATCAACCTCGACAGCGTGTTCTACGTCGGCCAAGCGGTGGCGCGGCACATGATCGCGCGCAAGCGCGGCAAGATCATCAACATCGCTAGCCTCCAGAGCGAGGCGGCGCGCTACTCGATCGCCCCCTACACCGCCTCGAAGGGCGCGGTGAAGAACCTGACCAAGGGCATGTGCACCGACTGGGCCCGCCACGGCCTCCAGGTGAACGGCATTGGCCCGGGCTACTTCGCCACGCCCCTGAATCAAGCGCTGATCGAGAACCCCGAATTCGACGCCTGGCTCAAGAACCGCACCCCCGCCGGGCGCTGGGGCCGGGTGGAGGAACTGCAGGGCGCGGCGATCTTCCTGGCATCGGCGGCCTCGGACTTCGTCAACGGGCAGATCCTGTACGTGGATGGGGGCGTGCTGGCGACGTTGTGA
- a CDS encoding DNA-binding protein, producing the protein MTDHSTIEGKATEVNATEIETGTAGIAAAAAPRARPRRGLLVGAVAVPLALGAVGLSLAQPAQTALTPVAPVAVSALSPSGATAAKGEVAEIFGNKFILQDGTGRALVETGRAGEGRALVAKGESVTVQGRFENGFLHASALTRADGRTEALRPVGPPPGGLDWAKDKVGLGPSVDVPALTKAVTDAGYTDVRVAGRGPRHLEVAAKGQDGKERMLHVGFDGQIREKRVF; encoded by the coding sequence ATGACCGACCACAGCACCATCGAGGGCAAGGCCACCGAAGTGAACGCGACCGAGATCGAGACCGGCACGGCCGGGATCGCGGCCGCCGCCGCCCCCCGCGCCCGGCCCCGCCGCGGCCTCCTCGTCGGCGCCGTCGCGGTGCCGCTGGCGCTCGGCGCCGTCGGGCTCTCCCTCGCCCAGCCGGCCCAGACCGCCCTGACCCCCGTCGCTCCGGTCGCGGTGAGCGCGCTCAGCCCCTCCGGCGCCACCGCCGCCAAGGGCGAGGTCGCCGAGATCTTCGGCAACAAGTTCATCCTCCAGGACGGCACCGGCCGGGCGCTGGTCGAGACCGGACGGGCCGGGGAGGGGCGCGCCCTCGTCGCCAAGGGCGAGAGCGTGACGGTGCAGGGCCGGTTCGAGAACGGCTTCCTGCATGCGAGCGCCCTCACCCGCGCCGACGGCAGGACCGAAGCCCTCCGCCCGGTCGGCCCGCCCCCGGGCGGCCTCGACTGGGCCAAGGACAAGGTCGGGCTCGGGCCGAGCGTCGACGTCCCGGCCCTCACCAAGGCGGTCACGGATGCCGGCTACACGGACGTGCGCGTCGCCGGCCGCGGGCCGAGGCATCTGGAGGTCGCGGCCAAGGGGCAGGACGGCAAGGAGCGGATGCTCCATGTCGGCTTCGACGGGCAGATCCGGGAGAAGCGGGTGTTCTGA